One genomic window of Plasmodium coatneyi strain Hackeri chromosome 12, complete sequence includes the following:
- a CDS encoding Step II splicing factor: MWINKIGNKSASFINHKHFHPGNIKNLERVWLAEEKERKRKEEEEKYLKKKEEQYKLYVLKQQLKKNEQEEGCKNDPHSHLYNINGEGKRGSSKRKANGVSVVHPGLNVQNGNDEKEKTCNKLFVKSKYSEDVFVKNHKSVYGSYYDTERKKWGYRCCKSIDKNAVCTNHVPDDVTPNDACDRAVKKDLSKAKNKKKNKNKKKNNRVDNSITAVLNKFL, encoded by the exons atgtggataAACAAAATTGGCAATAAGAGTGCTTCCTTCATAAACCACAAGCATTTCCACCCAG GTAACATAAAAAATCTCGAAAGAGTATGGCTAgctgaagaaaaggaaagaaaacgaaaggaagaagaagaaaaatatttaaaaaaaaaggaagaacaataCAAGCTGTACGTCTTAAAACAacagcttaaaaaaaatgagcaggAAGAAGGATGTAAAAATGACCCACATAGTCATTTGTACAATATTAAcggagaaggtaaaagagGAAGCTCAAAGAGAAAGGCCAACGGAGTGAGTGTAGTCCATCCGGGGTTAAATgtccaaaatggaaatgatgaaaaggagaaaaccTGTAACAAATTATTTGTCAAGTCAAAATATAGTGAAGacgtttttgtaaaaaatcaCAAATCCGTTTATGGCTCCTATTACGACacggagagaaaaaagtgggGCTACAGGTGCTGCAAAAGCATCGACAAGAACGCGGTGTGCACGAACCATGTACCCGATGATGTTACACCGAATGATGCATGCGATAGGGCCGTTAAAAAGGACCTAAGTAaggcaaaaaataagaagaaaaataaaaacaagaaaaagaataaccgTGTTGATAACAGCATAACGGCCGTTTTGAACAAATTTCTCTGA